The proteins below come from a single Halomonas binhaiensis genomic window:
- a CDS encoding T6SS effector BTH_I2691 family protein produces MSEADNKTIAECPYCQKKGLPILPLRYAITRTDGGNREAVGPALSGPFGDGVTDIALPDGQAYTLRLVRGGYLYVFNETRGSWSGYVVTEKGYLFPYVTEIKHDVLLRLDPNKAQGSIDSRLQPPTQDEEFTCTSNPEHHYPGRCITIPNAEQADNIYLAFSDTAWTKRVWKEHATNAQICDSGLKRRDHMRRLSLTAWRGGSAKHAAPIAELAERVAEARYPWMSPNLPPVTLMRSDLYQLHYPFSHSPAPIHGMDDQVEGLVAWAQEQAEPLDMPPLMVALDDPVGIAADLAGLMRAKLDEKMADTKNIRPLAISSAIANIRHSIREDAENRQIYRTERQAIQLAYGSGPGAGGMALAAMLVPGVREQQQETLERFRDPTPEQLAAAREDAWSDYTDKLNMGELQSWESAWKKELRTLDIEQLNPLARAHVQWMESDNLHKHLDTQHDDNDIESGAAFVDTLLLCIQDTQEYSPCAALYHRWLSAKTIERRNLVLRAMGYHQEVILGQWDETLQGGLKPDALRGLPWDGLITGYGEALDALRNGSQNAVVRLAAALGGPFAKVAANAVDQAVGPALVAMGVIARAPVIMADVTMSKRAAIAELVARMMAVNPQVGTLDDLNRAIDIQMRKARIYGTHLEGTGKYRYLIMADPRVVGDFPGKDAQGNARHFAEAAILTEADRTELTRLRWRQLLPTEAGLGVVTGILQCMALGKLADDLASGMAHEKNENSWRYHTGIVGLTGTLAETVGKWSESASKVGSRLGKGIERYVGRILRFAGRGLGIGAGVVMAVWDGIRGWQEIQEGNGWVGTMFFISGISSFVAMVAFTKLGALIFGTAATGVGIVLVVLVIVIAVMIEIFKDNKVQDWMERCYFGKFKEGERYQDPTLELNELELALNDMKG; encoded by the coding sequence ATGAGCGAAGCAGACAACAAGACGATTGCAGAGTGCCCGTATTGCCAGAAGAAGGGCCTGCCGATCCTGCCCTTGCGTTATGCCATCACGCGTACCGACGGCGGTAACAGGGAAGCAGTAGGCCCTGCGCTGAGCGGGCCGTTTGGCGATGGCGTGACAGATATTGCGCTGCCGGATGGGCAGGCTTATACCTTGCGCCTGGTGCGCGGCGGTTATCTGTATGTGTTCAATGAAACCCGTGGCAGCTGGTCTGGCTATGTGGTGACAGAAAAGGGTTATCTGTTCCCCTACGTCACGGAAATCAAACACGACGTGCTGCTGCGCCTGGACCCGAACAAGGCGCAGGGCAGTATCGACAGCAGATTGCAGCCGCCAACCCAGGATGAAGAATTCACCTGCACCTCCAACCCGGAGCACCACTACCCCGGGCGTTGCATCACCATCCCCAATGCGGAACAGGCCGATAATATCTATCTGGCCTTTTCCGACACCGCCTGGACCAAGCGGGTGTGGAAGGAACATGCCACCAATGCCCAAATATGCGACAGCGGTCTGAAGCGGCGCGACCATATGCGCAGGCTTTCGTTGACGGCATGGCGCGGCGGTAGCGCCAAGCATGCCGCGCCAATAGCCGAGCTGGCCGAGCGGGTGGCGGAAGCTAGATATCCATGGATGTCACCCAATCTGCCGCCTGTCACCTTGATGCGTAGTGACCTCTACCAATTGCATTATCCTTTCAGCCATAGCCCGGCGCCAATCCATGGCATGGATGATCAGGTCGAAGGTCTGGTGGCCTGGGCCCAGGAACAGGCCGAACCGCTGGACATGCCGCCACTGATGGTCGCGCTGGACGATCCGGTGGGCATCGCGGCTGATCTGGCAGGCCTGATGAGGGCAAAACTAGACGAGAAGATGGCTGATACGAAGAACATTCGACCGCTGGCAATCTCCTCTGCCATTGCCAATATCCGCCACAGTATTCGCGAAGACGCCGAAAATCGACAGATCTATCGTACCGAGCGCCAAGCCATTCAACTGGCATATGGCAGTGGTCCCGGTGCCGGTGGAATGGCGTTGGCAGCAATGCTCGTCCCTGGAGTGCGCGAACAGCAGCAAGAGACGCTGGAACGCTTTCGTGACCCCACTCCCGAGCAACTGGCTGCCGCTCGGGAAGACGCTTGGAGCGATTACACCGACAAGCTCAATATGGGGGAATTGCAATCCTGGGAGAGCGCCTGGAAAAAGGAATTGCGTACCCTCGACATCGAACAGCTTAACCCGTTGGCTCGGGCACATGTGCAGTGGATGGAGAGTGATAACCTCCACAAACATCTGGACACCCAGCACGACGATAACGATATCGAATCCGGTGCTGCCTTTGTCGATACGCTGTTGCTGTGTATTCAGGATACGCAGGAGTATTCTCCATGTGCAGCGCTGTACCACCGTTGGCTTTCTGCCAAGACGATTGAGCGACGCAACCTGGTGCTGAGAGCCATGGGTTACCACCAGGAGGTGATACTGGGACAGTGGGATGAGACATTGCAGGGTGGCCTGAAGCCAGATGCCCTGCGCGGGCTACCCTGGGATGGCTTGATTACCGGTTACGGCGAGGCACTCGATGCCCTGCGCAACGGCAGCCAGAACGCGGTAGTACGGCTGGCAGCCGCATTGGGTGGCCCCTTCGCCAAGGTGGCGGCCAATGCGGTTGACCAGGCTGTGGGGCCAGCGCTGGTGGCAATGGGTGTCATTGCCCGTGCACCGGTGATTATGGCCGATGTGACGATGAGCAAACGCGCTGCGATTGCGGAGCTGGTCGCACGTATGATGGCGGTCAACCCACAAGTGGGAACGTTGGATGACCTGAACCGGGCGATCGATATCCAGATGCGCAAGGCGCGTATCTACGGGACTCACCTTGAAGGTACTGGCAAGTACCGCTACCTGATCATGGCCGACCCCAGAGTCGTTGGAGATTTCCCCGGAAAGGATGCTCAGGGCAATGCGCGACACTTCGCCGAGGCTGCGATCTTGACCGAGGCCGACCGTACAGAGCTGACACGTCTGCGTTGGCGCCAGTTGCTGCCCACCGAAGCCGGCTTGGGCGTGGTGACCGGTATTCTGCAATGCATGGCGTTGGGCAAGCTGGCCGATGACCTGGCCAGCGGCATGGCGCATGAAAAGAACGAAAACAGCTGGCGCTATCACACCGGCATTGTGGGCTTGACAGGTACACTGGCGGAGACGGTGGGCAAATGGTCGGAGAGCGCATCTAAGGTAGGCAGCCGACTGGGGAAAGGCATCGAGCGTTATGTTGGACGCATCTTGCGTTTTGCCGGCCGAGGCCTGGGTATTGGCGCAGGTGTGGTGATGGCGGTATGGGATGGCATCCGGGGATGGCAGGAGATTCAAGAGGGGAACGGCTGGGTTGGCACGATGTTCTTCATTTCAGGTATATCAAGTTTTGTTGCGATGGTGGCCTTCACGAAACTGGGTGCACTGATTTTCGGCACTGCCGCCACAGGTGTGGGTATTGTCTTGGTAGTGTTGGTGATTGTGATCGCCGTCATGATCGAGATTTTCAAGGACAATAAGGTGCAAGACTGGATGGAACGGTGCTATTTCGGCAAGTTCAAGGAAGGCGAACGTTACCAGGACCCGACGTTGGAACTGAACGAGTTGGAACTGGCCCTTAATGACATGAAAGGCTGA
- a CDS encoding DUF4123 domain-containing protein, producing the protein MRQYQAPKGQSTVDTLPEDALLVHQYALLNPLSIDAEDWADLPCEPLLTPNVNARPHLLPQLVRLNEMPKDARLALRERIERHRQRGVAFFCALLGSHAPAERVARHLMHHLEQRRQGDSRYWWLRFYDPYVFRHLCWQLDAEQMDVLLGPVHAWTWPDDDGRWHSQRHQSSEAPKVYHLFLSKEQWQCIDRLALLNSTLEMLVLLAPEVEQNAVLWQWVDNLLEQAEQWPLPEDDDRQLYAEQAVRFHPRMHDHPVILSCLKRAREPGMTYTQACADLDDARMMDLAAELDDRDIRKEAP; encoded by the coding sequence ATGCGGCAATACCAAGCCCCCAAAGGACAGAGTACGGTCGATACCTTGCCGGAAGACGCCTTGCTGGTGCACCAATATGCATTGCTTAACCCGTTGTCTATTGATGCCGAAGACTGGGCGGATCTGCCCTGTGAGCCGCTACTGACTCCCAATGTCAACGCCCGCCCGCACTTGTTGCCGCAACTGGTGCGCTTGAACGAGATGCCCAAAGACGCGAGGTTGGCCCTGCGCGAACGTATCGAACGACACCGGCAGCGTGGTGTTGCGTTCTTCTGTGCCTTGCTTGGTAGCCATGCACCGGCGGAGCGGGTCGCCAGGCATCTCATGCACCATCTGGAGCAGCGCCGCCAGGGCGATTCGCGCTATTGGTGGCTGCGGTTCTACGATCCTTATGTTTTTCGCCACCTGTGCTGGCAGCTGGACGCCGAGCAAATGGATGTGCTGCTGGGGCCGGTGCATGCATGGACTTGGCCGGATGACGACGGACGCTGGCATAGCCAGCGCCATCAGTCGAGTGAGGCACCCAAGGTGTATCACTTGTTTCTCAGCAAGGAACAATGGCAGTGCATCGATCGGCTGGCGCTACTCAACAGCACGCTGGAGATGTTGGTGCTGTTGGCTCCAGAAGTGGAGCAAAACGCTGTGCTGTGGCAATGGGTCGACAACCTGCTTGAACAGGCAGAACAGTGGCCATTGCCGGAAGACGACGACCGCCAGCTATACGCCGAACAGGCGGTACGCTTCCACCCCAGAATGCATGACCACCCCGTTATTCTGTCCTGCCTGAAGCGCGCGAGAGAGCCGGGGATGACCTATACCCAGGCCTGTGCGGATCTCGATGATGCCAGGATGATGGATCTGGCCGCAGAGCTGGATGACCGTGACATACGCAAGGAGGCTCCATGA